Genomic segment of Deltaproteobacteria bacterium:
ACGTGCGCGCCCGCTCGCGCGAGAAGCTGCACGAGCAGGAGCCCCGCGCCGCCCGCGGCCGCGTGCACGAGTGCGGTGTCGCCCGGGCGGGTCTCGCGCGTTCCGTACACCAGATAGTGTGCGGTCATGCCCTGCAGCATCGCGGCCGCGGCGACGTCGAGCTCGACGCCGTCCGGCACGCGGACCAGGCGCTGCGCGGGCGCGCAGACGTGCTCCGCGTACGAGTCGGGAACGCTCGACCACGCCACGCGGTCGCCCGGCGCCAGATCCGTCACGCCCGGGCCGAGCGCCTCGACCGTGCCCGCGCCCTCGAGCCCCGCCACGAACGGCGCGGGCCTCGGGTACAGCCCGGTGCGGAAGTACACGTCGATGTAGTTCACGCCTGCGGCGGCGACGCGCACGCGGACCTGCCCCTGGCCGGGCCGCGGAACCTCGCGCTGCTCGAGCTGCAGGACCTCGGGGCCGCCGGCCCGGGACACGACCACCGCGCGCGATCGCTCGCCCATCGGATTCGCCTAGCCCAGCAGCCGGACGATCCAGGTCGCGACGATCGCGAGCTGGACCAGGAAGAGCGACGCGCGCGCCAGGACCATCGCGGGCGCGGTCGAGGCGAGGTGCACGAGTGACTGACCCAGGCGCGCGAAGAGCAGCGGCATCGCCAGACCGTCGGTCACGTCGGCCCGTCCGCTCACCGCCGCCGACAGGATCACGGCGCCCGCGACGGGCAGGAACTCGACGCAGTTCAGGTGCGCGCGCGTGAGTCGGCGGCCGAACCCTTCCAGGTCCGCGCCGTCGGCGGCAAACGTGTTCAGCGCCTTGCCGGTTCGCGCGGTCGTCAGCATGCGAACTCCGGCGAGTGAGAGCACCAGAAGCATGGTCCAAGCGGCGAAGCCGCACAGAGCGACGAGCGATGGCGTCATGTATCGATCCTCCGCGCGGAAGTCTAGCGCCTTCGGTACACCCAGAGCCGCTGTTCGGGACGCGCGATCACGAGATCGTTTCGCGCCAGGAAGTCGCGGTCGACCGGCTCCGAGCGCAGCAGCAGGTAACGGACCCCGAGCGTCCCCCAGAGCTCGCTCTTCGGGTCGATCGCGATCGTGTATGCGTCGGCGTGGCGGAGCTCGAACGAGACCTGCGCGCCGGGGCGTTCGATCAAGCTCACGTTCGCATAGCGGTTGTACACCGATTCGGCGCGTCGGTCCGGGTCGAGCGCGCGCAGCTCCGCCAGCGGCGGCACGATCTTCGTGCCGTTTGCGACCTGCGCGCCAGCGGCCTTCAGCCAGTTCGCGAGCGCGTACCCGGAGTACGCGGCCCAGCGCGCGTCGGGCTCGCGCGCGACGATCTCCGAGACCTGCCGGAATGCGGCGGAGTCGAGGATCGGCCCCAGCCCGACCACCACCGGGTTCACGAGCGCGTGGCTCCAGATCGCGGGCACGAGCACGAACGCCGCGAACGAGATGCGCCGCCGCGCGAGCAGCAGCAGGCCCGAGGCGGCGGCGACGAGGCACGCCAGCGCGATCCAGGCCAGCGGAAACACGCCCTCGGAAACGCGCGCGAAATCCCGGCCGAGCAGGGCCAGCAGCCCGAGCCCCGCGCTCGCGAGCGCGATCCGCCCGCCGAGCGAGCGCGGCAGGTCGGAGCGGGACCGGGCCAGGAACACGCAGCAGAGCAGGATGCTGCCCAGGCCGAGCCCGAGCACCGGGCGCGTCCCCTGCGAGAAGCCGAAGCCGGTCGCGATGGCCAGTGCGCGAGGCCCGCCGATCGCCATCCACGCGAGCGTGACCAGGAGATAGGCGCAGAGACTCCACTCGATCGCGCTCACCGGCTCGCGCCGAGTCACTCGCAGGGCGAGCGCGGAGAGCGGGATCGGAAACAGCAGCAGGAAGCCGCTCGCCTCGCACACGTTCTGCCACGCCTTCGGGAAGCTCTGCTCGGACATGAGCGCGGCGAAGAAGCCGCCGAAGACCTGCGTGAGCGAGACGTCGCCGCCGAGCGATCGCCGCGCGCCCGGGTAGACCGTGCCGAGCATCAGGTCGACCGTCGCGCGGACGTCGCCGACGTACAGCGCGAGCAGGAGCGCGATCGCGGCGATCGCGAGCCCCGCGCAGCCGGCGCGGAACGGCAGGTCGCCCGATTGCGGCTTCGCGAGCAGACGCGGCGCGAGCGAGCCGGCCAGGACCGCGAGCGAGAGCTGCGCGATCGGCACCTGGAACGGCGGGTAGATCGCGAGCGCCGCGTTCACGGCGCAGAGCACGATCAATGGCGCCGACGCAGCCATGACCCAGCGCTTCGGCGAAAGCGCGAGATGATGCGCGGCCACGATCCCCCACGCCGCGCAGCCGATCAGCTCGGGGAGCATGGCGGGCGTCGAGTACCACCACTGCACGAATCCCGAGAAGAACACCCAGGCCGTCCCCAACACCGAGACGCCGAAGTCGTTCTCCGTGAGCAGCAGCAGCAGCAGGAACACGCCCGAGAGCAGCAGGAGCGCCTTCGCATTCCAGTAGAACGCGAAGCCGCGCTCGACGTCGAGCGCGAACAGCCCGAGAAACTGCGGGCGCAGCAGCATCGACCAGTGCCGCGCCGGCAGGCTCGCGATCAGCGGCACGCGTTCCGGGCCCCAGCTCGGATTCTCGATCGGGAACGCCGGCCGCGAGTTCACCTGACCGAGCATCGCCAGCGTCGTGATGCTCCACTCGTCGGAGCGGATCAGCCTCGGCTGGCCTGCGAGCAGGCTCGAATCCGGTCCGGGCTCGAGCAGGATCGGCCTCCAGATCCCGATCGAAGATCCGTGCACCTTGAAGCCGGTGGCGAGCGCGAAGACCGCGACGAGTCCGGCGAGAAAGGCGCAGGCCCTGCGGTCGAGGCGAATCACGCTCCGCTCGCCTACCGCGGTGAGTCCTGGATCTCGGCGAGGATCGCCTGCAGCACGAGCTGGAAGCCCACGATGAACGGCAGCACGCTCAGCATCACCGTGCCCGTCGTCGCCACGCGGCCGAGCGCGATCGAGCGGATCCACGTGGTCGCGCCGAACGCCGTGCCCCAGATCAGCAGCATCGAGCCCAGCACCCAGAACACCGCCACCGGCGAGAATTCGCGCAGCACGTGTCGCTCGTAGATCCGGTACCAGAATCCCCTCGAGAGGTAGAGCGGAAAGGTCAGCAGCACGCGGCGCAGGCTCATCATCGAGCGCTCGTCGCCGTAGCGCGCGGGGATGGCCACGTCCTTCACGCGCGCTCGGAACACGTTCAGGTGGATCAGCATGTCGCTCTCGAAGAAGTAGCGCCGCGCGAGCTTGTCCAGCGGCAGCCTGCGCAGCATGGCCGCGTCGATCGCTAGGAAGCCGTTCACCGGGTCGAACACGTGCCAGTAGCCCGAGGCCAGCTTCACCAGGAAGGTCAGGATGAAGCTCCCGACCAGGCGCACCTTCGGCATCTCGCGCAGCGCGTCCTCGCAGAGGAAGCGATTGCCCTTCGCGTAGGCGTAGCCATCGGCCGCGATCGGATCGAGCAGCGCGGGCAGGGCGGCCGGGTCCATCTGCCCGTCGCCGTCCATCTTGACCACGATCTCCGCGCCGCGTTCGAGCGCGAGCCGGAACCCGGTGCACATCGCCGCGCCCACGCCCTGATTGCGATCGTGCCGCAGCAGCGTGAGGCGAGCGTCGGACAGGCCCGCGACGATCTGCGCGGTCTGGTCGATCGAGGCGTCCTCGACCACGACGATCTCGTCCACGAAGTCGGGGATCCCCTTCACCACGCCGGCGATCTGCGGCGCGACGTTGTAAGCGGGGATCACCACCGCCACTCGCCGTCCTCGGTACATCGCGACCCCCAAAACGATTCCCGGCAGGATCCCACGCTTCTCGCGCAGGTTCTAGCCCGGCGCGCTCGACCCGAACACCGGCGACGGTATCGTTGCCCGCGGAGGCTGCGCATGGCCGAGGATCTGGCACGAAATCCCTGGGACGAGCTGGTAGAGATCCTGGAGTCCCGGGACGCCGATCGACTGCACGAGTTCCTCGAGCAGATCGGCCCCGCGGAGACGGCGCGCGCGATCTCGCGCCTGGAGCCCGAGTACCAGAGCCGGCTGCTCCTGCTGCTCGAGCCCGCCGACGCGGCGGACCTGATCGAGGACATCCCGGACGTCCAGGCGGTCGACCTGATCGAGGACCTCGAGCCGGCGCGGGCAGCGGCCATCGTCGACGAGATGGACAGCGACCGGCAGGCGGACCTGCTCTCCGAGCTCTCCGATGCCGGCGCCGAGGCGATCCTGCAGGAGATGACGCCCGCCGAGGCCGACGACGCGCGCGAGCTGATGGCGCACGCGGGCGACACGGCGGGCGGGATCATGATCAAGGAGTATCTCGCCTACGCCCGCGGGCAGCGTGTCTCGGCCGTGCTGGCCGATCTCTCGGCCAACCGCGAGAAATACACGAGCTACGACGTGCAGTACATCTTCGTGATCGACGAGAGAGGGAGGCTCGTCGGCGTGCTGCGCATGCGCGATCTGCTCTTCGCCGAGCGCGGCTCCGCGCTGGAGCAGGTGATGATCCGCGAGCCGCTCACGCTCTCCGTAACCGCGCCGGTCGGCGAGGTCGTCGAGTTCTTCGACAAGCACAGGCTCTACGGCGTGCCGGTCGTCGATGACGAGAAGCGGCTGGTCGGGGTGGTCCTGCCCGAGGACGTCGAAGAGGCCACGCGCGAGCAGAGCGACCGCGCGTTCCTGCGCGTGACCGGCATCGTCGGCGGCGAGGAGATCCGCACGCTGCCGCTGCTGCTCCGCTCGCGGCGCAGGCTCTCCTGGCTGGTGATCAACATCGCGCTGAACGTCGTGGCCGCGAGCGTGATCGCGCTGTACCAGGACACCCTCTCGGCGGTGATCGCGCTGGCGGTGTTCCTGCCCATCATCAGCGACATGAGCGGCTGCGCGGGAAACCAAGCGATCGCCGTGAGCGTACGCGAGCTATCGCTCGGGCTGGTGCGGCCCGAGGAGTTCCGGCACGTGTTCCTGAAGGAGAGCGGCCTGGGGCTGTTGAACGGACTGTGCCTGGGCCTGCTGCTGGGCGCGGTGGCCGCGCTCTGGCAGGGGAACCCCTGGCTCGGCCTGGTCGTGGGCGGAGCGCTCGCCGCGAACAGCCTGGTCTCCGTCTGCCTCGGCGGATTCCTGCCGCTTGCGCTGAAGCGCGCGGGCCTCGATCCCGCTCTCGTGTCCGGGCCGCTGCTCACGACCGTGACCGACATGTGCGGCTTCTTCCTCGTGTTGGGCTCGGCGACGCTGCTGCTGCCGAAGCTCACGGGTGCGGGCTGAGACGCGAATGGAGTGGGAGCTCTACCACAACTCGTTCTCGCTCTGCTCCAAGAAGGTGCGCGTCTGCATGGCGGAGCTCGGTCTCGAGTACCTGAGCCACCCGATCGATCTGATCGAGACCGGCCGATACCAGAACGTGAGTCGCGCGTTCCTGGCGGTGAATCCCGCCGGCACGGTGCCGGTGCTGGTGCACCGCGGTCGCACCGTCTACGAGTCACACGAGCAGATCGTCTACGCCGCGGCGCATGCCGGCGAGCGCGGCCACACCCTCTTGCCCGAGGATCCCGAGACGCGCGCGCTGGTCCAGACCTGGGTCGACTGCGCCTCGCTCGTCGGCGACGACCCGACGCACGGCACGGAGCTGCGGGCGGGTCACTGCGTTCCGGGACTCACCGTGCCGATCTTCGCGGCCATGGTGCGCTACATCCCGTACCGGAAGATCCTGTTCGGCCTGCTCTTCCACCCGCACAAGCAGCGGCCGCTGGTCTTCGCGACGCTGAAGGCGCGCGGCATCCACCGGTTGCCCGGGCTCGCGCCCGCGATGGCGCTGCTCGCGCGAAGCCGCGAGCACATGGGCGGCCACCTCGACGCGCTCGGCGCGCAGCTCTCGCGCAGCGGCGGGCCGTGGATCGCGGGCGCCGACTTCACGCTCGCCGACGTGAGCTGGGTGGTGATCCTCGACCGGCTGGCCGAGGTCGACTGGGGCGAGCACTTCTGGGGCGGAGGCCGCCGCCCGGCCGTCGCCGCGTACTGGCAGCGCCTGCGCGCGCGCCCGAGCTTCGCGCTCGCGATCGAGAGCCAGCGCTGTGAGAACACGAGCAAGGGAATCGCGGATGTAAAGCGCGCCAAGCGAGACGACCCCGCGCTCCGCGCCGCGCTCGAGGGCTCGGGCTGAGACGGCGGCGCCGGGCGCGCGTATCATCGCCGCATGTTGAAGGCGATCCAACTCGGCAGGAACAGCGGGCTTCGCGTCTCTCGGCTCTGTCTGGGCACGATGAACTTCGGCACGCCCGGCCGCGGGCACCAGGGCGACTGGACGCTCGGCATCGACGACGCGCGGCCGATCTTCCGCGCGGCGATCGAGCAGGGCCTGTTCTACTTCGACTGCGCCGACTTCTACGGGATCGGGGCGTGCGAGGAGCTGGTGGGCCGACTGCTGCGAGAGCTGGCTCCGCGCGACGAGTACGTGCTGGCCACGAAGATCTCGATGCCGATGGGGCGCGGCGCGAACCAGGGCGGCCTCTCTCGCAAGCACGTGATCGAGGCGGTCGATCGCAGCCTCGCGCGGCTCGGCCTGGACTACGTCGACCACCTGGTGATCCACCGCCATCCGCACGGCTTGCCGGGACAGGCGCAGCCGCCGATCGAGGAGTCACTCGAGGCGCTGCACGACGTGGTGAAGGCGGGCAAGGCGCTGTACCTGGGCGCGTCGTCGATGTTCGCCTGGCAGTTCACCGAGCTGCAGCTCACCGCCGAGATGAACGGCTGGACGCGCTTCATCTCGATGCAGAACCACTACAACCTTGTCTACCGCGAGGAGGAGCGCGAGATGAACCCGTACTGCGCGAAGTCCGGCGTCGGGCTCACGCCCTGGTCTCCGCTCGCGCGCGGGATTCTCGCCGGCTCCTACCGCGGCGGCTTCGAGCGCGGCTCGACCGACCGCTCGAAGGGCGGCGACCGCATGCGCACCCAGAGCCTCTACACGGGAGCGCGCACCTTCGAGATCGCCGATCGCGTGGTGAAGCTGGCCGAGAAGTACGGGCGCACGCCGGCGCAGATCTCGCTCGCCTGGCTGCTCGGAAAGCCCGAGGTCCACGCGCCGGTCGTCGGCGTGTCGCGCGTCGAGCAGCTCGAGCAGCTGGTGGCCGCGACCGAGATCTCGCTCGACGCGGCCGACGTCGCCCATCTAGAAGAGCTCTACCAGCCGGTTCCGAACCTGCTCTCGCTCGGCTTCTCCTAGCCGCGCGCTCGCGCGCCTGTGATCTCGAGCAGCGCGGCGACACCGAAGAGGATCAGTCCGAGCAGAAGCCGCGGGTCGCCGAGGAACAGCCGTGTCTCGATCGGAAACGCGATCGTCTTGGTGAGCGCCGCCATCTTGAACTCGTGGCGCCCGAGCGTCTCGGGAATCGTGACGATCTCCATCAGGCTGCGCCGGCTCCGGTAGCGCATCAGCGCCGCGGCGTCCCAGGACTCCGCGCCCTCGATTCCGGCGACGTCCATCGCGGTGTGGACCGCGTCGCCGATCGTCACCGGGTGGCACGCGCGCATGAAGAGCTGCGGGTACATGTGCTCCATGTAGCGGTCCATCAGCTGCCAGCCCGACTCCCCTGGCTCGGCTCCCGGCACGTCCGGCGGGTCTTCGTTCATGTCGATCAGGTTCACCATCAGGAACTGCCGGCCCGAATCCGTCTCCATGAAGCGGCGGATCTTCGCCAGCCCCTCGGGCCCCGCGCCGTTCGCTTCGAGCTTGGCGAGAACGCTGGCGATCTCGTCCGGCCGGAGCGGCCCACCGAAATCGGTGTACCAGAACACGAACGACGCGTAGAGCAGCGCTGGGATTCCCCAGACCCAGACCCGTCGGCGCATCGAGTGGCTCCCGCGAGATTCGCTTCGCGCAGGTCTAGCACGAATCGACGGGGCGTCGCGCGCGGAGCGGGGTCGCGACTAGCCGCGTCGCGAGCCCCACCCGCCGCCGTCGCCTCGGCCGTCCTGGCCCTGGCTCGAGCCGCCCTTCTCGCCGCGCGGCGCGGTGGGCTCGCGCTCCTGCGTGCGTTCGCGCCGCGAGCTGCCGCGCGGGGATTCCTGCCGGGGCTGCCGCGCTGGCTCGGCCGCGCGCTCGCGCCGCTCGGTCCGAGGACGCGCGCGCTCACGGGTGTTCTCGCGCGCCCGCGGCGCGGCCTGCGCGCGCGGCTTCGGCGCGGACGGAGCCGCCGAGGACTCACGCCGCCGATTGCCGTTGCCGCGCGGCGCTTCCGACACCGAGCTGCGTCGCTCGCGCGTCTGCGTGCGCTCTCGCGTCACGTCGCGGCTTCGCGCCCGGGTCGAGCTGGGCGGCGCCGGCGCGCGCTCGCGCGTGCGCTCCCGTTTCGCGGGCTCCGGGCGCGCAGCGGGCGCGCGCCGCTCGGTCCGCTCGTTCCGATCGCTGCGCTCCGCGCGCGCCATCCGCGTGGGCGGCGCGGCCGGCGCGGCGCGCATGCGCCGCTCGTTCCCGCTGCGCTCGACCTGCGCCTCGCGCTTCGCGCGCGCCTCGCCGCGAGGCGCGCCGATGTTCTCGCGCGTCACGGTGCGCCGCTCGCGGATCTCCCGCGACGGCCGCGTGCCGCGCGGCTCCGAGGCGATGCGCGCCTTTCGGTCGGGGCGCACGCCCAGGTCGCGGCCGTGCACGGGCGCGAGCTTCGCGGAGTCGAAGCGCGCGATCCGCGCCTCCTTCACGCTGCCGCGGCCGAAGCGGCCGCGCTCCACCGCCACCGCCGCGCCGTGCCGGCCCCAGTGCTCGTGGTGCTTGATGTGCCGCGCGTCGATGTGCACGTGATTGTGGATCACGACGTTGTTCACCACGCGCGGGCCGCCCCAGCCGGTCCAGCGCGGCGCGCCGCGGCAGCCGCGCGGCCCCCACCACGGGACGACCGGCTCGCCCCAGCCCAGCGCCACCCAGCCGAGATACGGCGTACCGAAGCTCACACTCACCGAGACACTCGGGCTCGAGTAGAACGCCACTAGCGCGGGCGAGTAGTACGCGCGCACCACGCGCGGACCCGGCGCCCAGCCCCAGTAGCCGCCGACCCGGACCCAGCGACCGTAGTGGAACGGCGCCCAGCCCCAGGGCGCATCGTCGATCCAGGTCCAGCCGTAGTACGGGTCGTCGATCCAGCGGCCCGCGCTGTACGGCGCCCAGCCGACCGCCACGCGCGGCACCCAGACCGAGCCATACGCGGGCACGGTCCGCCACGCGCCGTAGTCGTCGAGATCGCCGGCGCCGTAGACGCCCGCGGGCACGTAGCGCGCGCTCTGCGGCGCGTTCTGCCGGTCGCTGCGCGAGTAGTTCCAGCGGTCCCAGTCGTCGAGCGACGGCGCGCCGTAGCTCGCGAGCACCGGCTCGTCCGTGCCGCGGACCTCGAGTTGCTCGTTCGCGGCCACCGAGCTCGGCAGGCCGCCCTTGGTCTGCACGACGGCCTGGCCGCCGCGCCGCGTGGTGAACTTCGTGGCGTCGTCCGCGACCTCGATCCGGTAGTAGCCCGGCCGCTCGATCGTGAACGCCGCGTTCGGCGTGTCGATCTCGAAGGTCTGGCCGGACCCGAGCTCGCGAACGTCGAGCGCTGCGGTTCCGTTCAGGACCTCGAGCTTCAGGTAGTCGGGCTCGAGCGACCCGAGCGCGAGCTGTGTGGCCTCGCCCGCGCGCATGAAGGCGCGCGCGCCGATCTGCAGCTCCAGGTTCGCGCCGGCGCCGGTCGAGAGCTCGTCGCCCTCGGCGAGCGGAGTGTTGACGCGCGCGGCGGTCCAGTCCTCGTCGCCGGGGCGCCAGTACGAGACCTCGCCGTCGGTAAACGCCAGGCGCGGAGGCGTGCGCTCGAAGCCGAGCGCGGAGCTCTGGTCGTCCTCGGCGGCCGCGGGATGCGCGGCGAGCGCAAGCGCGATCAGAAGCGCGAGAGAGACCCTGCGATCGAGCGAGTCAGTCATCGGTGTCCATCCTTGCTTCCCTCGCGGTCCTCGACGCCGCCCTCGTACCCGAAGGTGAGCGCGCGGCCGAAGACCTCGAGCGGAACGACGATCCCGTAGTACAAGCCGTACCGGATCGTGAGACCAGCGACGTAGAAGGGCGCGTACACGACGCGGAGCGCGACCGGGATCGGCC
This window contains:
- a CDS encoding glutathione S-transferase family protein, which translates into the protein MEWELYHNSFSLCSKKVRVCMAELGLEYLSHPIDLIETGRYQNVSRAFLAVNPAGTVPVLVHRGRTVYESHEQIVYAAAHAGERGHTLLPEDPETRALVQTWVDCASLVGDDPTHGTELRAGHCVPGLTVPIFAAMVRYIPYRKILFGLLFHPHKQRPLVFATLKARGIHRLPGLAPAMALLARSREHMGGHLDALGAQLSRSGGPWIAGADFTLADVSWVVILDRLAEVDWGEHFWGGGRRPAVAAYWQRLRARPSFALAIESQRCENTSKGIADVKRAKRDDPALRAALEGSG
- the mgtE gene encoding magnesium transporter — translated: MAEDLARNPWDELVEILESRDADRLHEFLEQIGPAETARAISRLEPEYQSRLLLLLEPADAADLIEDIPDVQAVDLIEDLEPARAAAIVDEMDSDRQADLLSELSDAGAEAILQEMTPAEADDARELMAHAGDTAGGIMIKEYLAYARGQRVSAVLADLSANREKYTSYDVQYIFVIDERGRLVGVLRMRDLLFAERGSALEQVMIREPLTLSVTAPVGEVVEFFDKHRLYGVPVVDDEKRLVGVVLPEDVEEATREQSDRAFLRVTGIVGGEEIRTLPLLLRSRRRLSWLVINIALNVVAASVIALYQDTLSAVIALAVFLPIISDMSGCAGNQAIAVSVRELSLGLVRPEEFRHVFLKESGLGLLNGLCLGLLLGAVAALWQGNPWLGLVVGGALAANSLVSVCLGGFLPLALKRAGLDPALVSGPLLTTVTDMCGFFLVLGSATLLLPKLTGAG
- a CDS encoding glycosyltransferase family 2 protein, whose amino-acid sequence is MYRGRRVAVVIPAYNVAPQIAGVVKGIPDFVDEIVVVEDASIDQTAQIVAGLSDARLTLLRHDRNQGVGAAMCTGFRLALERGAEIVVKMDGDGQMDPAALPALLDPIAADGYAYAKGNRFLCEDALREMPKVRLVGSFILTFLVKLASGYWHVFDPVNGFLAIDAAMLRRLPLDKLARRYFFESDMLIHLNVFRARVKDVAIPARYGDERSMMSLRRVLLTFPLYLSRGFWYRIYERHVLREFSPVAVFWVLGSMLLIWGTAFGATTWIRSIALGRVATTGTVMLSVLPFIVGFQLVLQAILAEIQDSPR
- a CDS encoding MAPEG family protein, which encodes MTPSLVALCGFAAWTMLLVLSLAGVRMLTTARTGKALNTFAADGADLEGFGRRLTRAHLNCVEFLPVAGAVILSAAVSGRADVTDGLAMPLLFARLGQSLVHLASTAPAMVLARASLFLVQLAIVATWIVRLLG
- a CDS encoding quinone oxidoreductase; translated protein: MGERSRAVVVSRAGGPEVLQLEQREVPRPGQGQVRVRVAAAGVNYIDVYFRTGLYPRPAPFVAGLEGAGTVEALGPGVTDLAPGDRVAWSSVPDSYAEHVCAPAQRLVRVPDGVELDVAAAAMLQGMTAHYLVYGTRETRPGDTALVHAAAGGAGLLLVQLLARAGAHVIGTCSTDEKAALVREAGAEHVIRYDQIDFAPEVRRLTGGEGVHVVYDSVGRTTFEKSLACLRPRGLCVLFGQSSGPVEPFELRKLNDLGSLFVTRPSLAHYTATRQELLLRANAVLDAIRAGSLRIRIGARFPLERAADAHRALESRATTGKLLLEV
- a CDS encoding aldo/keto reductase; protein product: MKAIQLGRNSGLRVSRLCLGTMNFGTPGRGHQGDWTLGIDDARPIFRAAIEQGLFYFDCADFYGIGACEELVGRLLRELAPRDEYVLATKISMPMGRGANQGGLSRKHVIEAVDRSLARLGLDYVDHLVIHRHPHGLPGQAQPPIEESLEALHDVVKAGKALYLGASSMFAWQFTELQLTAEMNGWTRFISMQNHYNLVYREEEREMNPYCAKSGVGLTPWSPLARGILAGSYRGGFERGSTDRSKGGDRMRTQSLYTGARTFEIADRVVKLAEKYGRTPAQISLAWLLGKPEVHAPVVGVSRVEQLEQLVAATEISLDAADVAHLEELYQPVPNLLSLGFS